The following are from one region of the Acidobacteriota bacterium genome:
- a CDS encoding amidohydrolase, whose amino-acid sequence MQQPRYTAAFAPASGNVSFLLCAVLVFSCAAISHAQNAEKAPPVIDVHVHAMDGNFPGAQPMCPNTPQFLASDPKEKEERSGWVKTACTPALYPSAPGEYMKDVLAEMERLNVTAVVMGDPKSVQKWKEAAPSRVITGTGIDNQATADKRATLEELRKLFTTSGFKVMGEIGLQYQGVSPSDMSVDKYFALAEELDVPVAIHMGTGGSGRANITSPNFRGSKGDPLLLEELLARHPKLRVQVMHAGYPLIDNMLTLLQANSHVYVDVAGLIWSYPIKEVNRYIERLVDAGFGDRVMFGTDQMIWPKLMAYSISIIQNADYLTPQQKRDILYNNAARFLRLETKSAN is encoded by the coding sequence ATGCAACAACCCCGTTACACTGCCGCTTTCGCACCTGCGTCAGGCAATGTCTCCTTTTTACTTTGTGCTGTGCTCGTCTTCTCTTGTGCCGCCATTTCCCACGCCCAGAATGCCGAAAAAGCGCCGCCCGTCATTGATGTCCACGTCCATGCGATGGATGGCAACTTTCCCGGCGCACAGCCCATGTGTCCGAACACGCCGCAGTTCCTTGCGTCTGATCCAAAGGAGAAAGAAGAGCGCTCCGGCTGGGTGAAAACGGCATGTACACCCGCGCTCTATCCGTCCGCGCCGGGCGAATACATGAAAGATGTACTGGCAGAAATGGAACGTCTGAACGTCACGGCAGTGGTGATGGGCGATCCCAAGAGCGTACAGAAATGGAAAGAAGCCGCGCCCAGTCGCGTCATCACCGGTACGGGCATTGACAATCAAGCGACCGCCGACAAACGCGCTACGCTCGAAGAGTTGCGCAAGCTCTTTACCACAAGCGGATTCAAGGTCATGGGCGAAATCGGCTTGCAGTATCAAGGGGTGTCGCCCAGCGATATGAGCGTGGATAAATACTTTGCGCTGGCCGAAGAGCTTGATGTTCCGGTCGCCATTCATATGGGCACCGGCGGTTCCGGTCGCGCGAACATCACCTCGCCGAACTTTCGCGGTTCGAAGGGCGACCCGTTGCTGCTGGAAGAATTGCTCGCGCGCCATCCCAAGCTGCGGGTTCAGGTGATGCACGCGGGCTATCCGCTGATTGACAACATGCTCACGTTGTTACAGGCCAATTCGCACGTTTACGTTGACGTCGCCGGGCTGATCTGGAGCTACCCTATCAAGGAAGTGAATCGTTACATTGAGCGACTGGTAGACGCCGGATTCGGAGACCGCGTGATGTTCGGAACGGATCAAATGATTTGGCCGAAGCTCATGGCTTATTCGATTAGCATTATTCAGAACGCCGATTACCTGACCCCGCAGCAAAAACGCGACATCCTGTACAACAATGCCGCGCGGTTTCTGCGACTCGAAACGAAATCCGCGAATTAA
- a CDS encoding class I SAM-dependent methyltransferase — translation MATDQICFDNGAAYERYMGKWSQLAGEVFLDWLAPKEDLRWLDVGCGNGAFTEMLVERCAPASVQGIDPSEEQLAYARTRPASRIAQFRRGDAMAQPFPADTFDVAVMPLVIFFVPDPAQGVAEMARVVGPGGLVTAYAWDMPGGGVPYEALQSEMREMGLAVLAPPNPDASKIDALQDLWTGAGLAVVETRQITVQRTFADFDDYWTTILGGPSVSPTLAALTAEDLALLKGRMRTRLSADVAGRITYSAWANAVKGRVPN, via the coding sequence ATGGCGACTGACCAAATCTGCTTCGATAACGGGGCGGCCTACGAACGATATATGGGGAAGTGGAGCCAGCTTGCAGGCGAGGTTTTCCTCGACTGGCTTGCCCCTAAAGAAGATTTGCGCTGGCTCGACGTTGGCTGCGGCAATGGCGCCTTTACCGAAATGCTGGTCGAGCGGTGCGCGCCAGCCTCAGTCCAAGGCATAGACCCGTCTGAGGAACAGCTTGCCTATGCGCGCACACGACCTGCGTCGCGCATCGCCCAGTTTCGTCGGGGCGATGCCATGGCACAGCCTTTCCCCGCTGACACGTTTGACGTGGCCGTCATGCCGCTGGTGATTTTCTTCGTTCCCGACCCGGCCCAGGGCGTGGCCGAAATGGCGCGCGTGGTTGGCCCGGGCGGTCTCGTCACAGCTTATGCGTGGGACATGCCGGGCGGGGGGGTTCCTTATGAGGCGCTGCAATCTGAGATGCGCGAAATGGGCCTGGCCGTGCTAGCACCGCCAAACCCTGACGCGTCAAAAATAGATGCATTGCAGGACTTGTGGACTGGCGCAGGGCTGGCGGTCGTCGAGACGCGGCAAATCACCGTGCAACGAACCTTCGCCGATTTTGACGACTATTGGACGACCATCCTCGGCGGGCCGAGCGTTAGTCCAACCCTCGCGGCGCTGACCGCCGAAGACCTTGCTCTGCTCAAAGGGCGGATGCGGACGCGCCTGTCGGCAGATGTCGCAGGCCGCATCACCTATAGCGCCTGGGCTAACGCGGTAAAGGGGCGCGTTCCGAACTAA
- a CDS encoding DUF305 domain-containing protein has product MRVCAQQPAPAKPVVVQPGAPGKPTRALPATTKAKLPPVAKADVQFMQGMIVHHAQAVEMTALIESHTENEEVRSLGARISHSQADEIKFMKRWLVSRGQPIEMTMTEMHQMHHGKMSHEEMMLMPGMLTAAQMAALRQAKGDEFDRLFLTGMIQHHGGALDMVKDLFDTAGAGQEAELFNFATDVDSGQRAEIRIMQTMLEKTPSKEKR; this is encoded by the coding sequence ATGCGCGTCTGCGCACAGCAGCCTGCGCCGGCAAAACCGGTCGTGGTGCAACCGGGAGCGCCGGGGAAACCCACGCGGGCGCTTCCCGCAACGACAAAAGCCAAGTTGCCGCCCGTTGCCAAGGCGGATGTGCAGTTCATGCAAGGCATGATCGTGCATCACGCTCAAGCGGTGGAGATGACGGCGCTAATCGAATCGCATACCGAGAACGAGGAAGTGCGGTCGCTGGGCGCGCGCATCAGCCACTCGCAAGCTGACGAAATCAAGTTCATGAAACGTTGGCTCGTGTCGCGCGGGCAGCCCATCGAGATGACGATGACTGAAATGCACCAGATGCATCACGGGAAAATGTCGCACGAAGAGATGATGTTGATGCCGGGGATGCTAACTGCCGCGCAGATGGCGGCGCTCAGGCAAGCCAAAGGCGATGAGTTCGACCGTCTGTTTTTGACCGGGATGATTCAGCATCACGGCGGCGCGTTGGATATGGTCAAAGATTTGTTTGACACAGCAGGCGCGGGACAAGAGGCTGAATTGTTCAACTTCGCAACCGATGTAGACAGCGGCCAGCGCGCCGAAATCCGCATCATGCAAACCATGCTGGAGAAAACCCCTTCAAAGGAAAAACGATGA
- a CDS encoding cupin domain-containing protein, which produces MNSLPINTDDAETSGTTSETLLRTSSSWNNVPYQAYAAGSPELVVRKITIPARGVLRWHEHPMPTAAYVLSGEITVEEPDGKQQHFTAGQVIPEPVNTVHRGIVGDTDAVFIVFYAGVKEMPLAKGT; this is translated from the coding sequence ATGAACTCCCTTCCAATCAACACAGACGACGCCGAGACATCGGGCACCACGTCTGAGACGTTGCTGCGAACCAGTTCGTCCTGGAACAACGTACCGTATCAGGCTTACGCCGCAGGCTCGCCTGAACTCGTCGTGCGCAAAATCACTATTCCGGCGCGCGGTGTATTGCGCTGGCACGAACATCCGATGCCGACGGCGGCTTATGTGCTTTCGGGCGAAATCACGGTTGAGGAACCAGACGGAAAGCAGCAGCACTTCACTGCGGGGCAAGTGATCCCTGAGCCTGTCAACACAGTGCATCGTGGAATAGTCGGCGATACGGATGCTGTCTTCATCGTGTTTTATGCCGGGGTGAAAGAGATGCCGTTAGCGAAAGGAACGTGA
- a CDS encoding alpha/beta hydrolase, with amino-acid sequence MNIEIIDLSVNVPGGSVFVRRWNSTHNAHSPIILLHDSLGCVALWRDFPATLAHHLRRPVIAYDRLGFGQSSARNELPSINFISEEAEVYFPSLRSGLGLTDFALFGHSVGGAMALLIAASSGNHCEAVITEAAQPYVEQLTLSSIRAGKEQFSQPEQFNRLTKYHGDKSQWVLDAWTEVWLSPEFWSWNLDPYLGLVSCPVLAIHGDLDEYGSVAFPHRITSSVNGPSELAILNQCGHVPHRERKEEVLRLTASFLERRAK; translated from the coding sequence ATGAATATTGAGATAATTGACTTATCTGTAAACGTTCCCGGCGGAAGTGTCTTTGTCCGCCGTTGGAATTCAACCCATAACGCTCACTCGCCGATCATTCTGCTGCATGACTCCCTTGGTTGCGTAGCGCTTTGGCGAGACTTTCCCGCAACGCTCGCTCACCACTTGCGCCGTCCAGTCATCGCGTATGACCGCCTCGGCTTCGGTCAATCATCAGCGCGCAATGAGTTGCCTTCGATAAACTTTATCAGCGAAGAAGCGGAGGTTTACTTTCCTTCGCTTCGCAGCGGGTTGGGCCTCACCGACTTCGCGCTCTTCGGTCACAGCGTAGGCGGAGCAATGGCGCTCTTGATCGCCGCTTCCTCTGGCAATCATTGCGAAGCAGTTATTACCGAAGCGGCACAGCCCTACGTCGAACAACTCACCTTGTCTTCCATTCGAGCAGGCAAAGAGCAATTCAGTCAGCCTGAACAATTCAACCGATTGACGAAATATCACGGCGATAAATCGCAGTGGGTACTGGATGCCTGGACAGAGGTTTGGCTGTCACCTGAGTTCTGGTCGTGGAACCTCGACCCATACCTTGGTCTGGTGAGTTGCCCTGTGCTGGCGATTCACGGCGACTTGGATGAGTATGGTTCCGTAGCGTTTCCACACCGCATCACGAGCAGCGTAAATGGCCCGTCGGAGTTGGCAATCCTCAATCAATGCGGCCACGTACCCCACCGTGAGAGAAAAGAAGAGGTGCTGCGGCTTACTGCTTCATTCCTTGAGCGTCGGGCAAAATGA
- a CDS encoding zinc-dependent alcohol dehydrogenase family protein — protein MKAVIYEAFNAAPQLKNVPDPTPEAHGVVVKVMATGVCRSDWHGWVGHDADIQPPHVPGHELAGVVAAVGKDVIKWKLGERVTVPFVGGCGACPQCASGNQQVCDHQFQPGFTHWGSFAEYVSIHHADTNLVRLPERLSFPAAASLGCRFVTSFRAVIDQGRTSAGQWVAVHGCGGVGLSAIMIANAIGANVVAIDISDEKLSLASALGAVATVNAAQVANVAEAVIEITNGGAHVSLDALGHPTTCFNSISNLRKRGKHIQVGLLLADHSTPAIPMSKVIAHELEILGSHGMQAHRYDALFAMIEAGKLKPEKLIGRTITLEQAIAALVKMDKFEGAGVTVVTEF, from the coding sequence ATGAAAGCTGTCATCTACGAAGCCTTTAATGCAGCACCACAACTTAAGAATGTCCCTGATCCAACGCCCGAAGCACATGGCGTAGTCGTCAAGGTTATGGCGACCGGTGTTTGCCGCAGCGACTGGCATGGCTGGGTCGGACACGACGCGGATATTCAACCTCCACACGTGCCTGGTCATGAATTGGCTGGTGTGGTCGCAGCCGTTGGCAAAGACGTAATCAAATGGAAGCTCGGAGAGCGCGTCACCGTTCCGTTCGTAGGTGGCTGTGGCGCTTGCCCGCAATGCGCATCAGGCAATCAGCAGGTTTGCGATCATCAGTTTCAACCGGGCTTCACGCACTGGGGATCGTTTGCCGAGTATGTGTCCATTCATCACGCCGATACGAATCTTGTGCGCCTACCTGAGAGACTCAGTTTTCCTGCGGCAGCGAGCCTGGGTTGCCGGTTTGTCACGTCCTTTCGCGCGGTCATAGATCAAGGCAGAACTTCCGCCGGACAATGGGTAGCTGTGCACGGCTGTGGTGGCGTGGGTTTATCGGCGATTATGATTGCCAACGCAATTGGCGCGAACGTCGTAGCAATAGACATTTCCGACGAAAAGCTCAGTCTGGCGAGCGCGTTGGGTGCAGTTGCCACTGTCAATGCCGCGCAAGTCGCCAATGTCGCCGAAGCTGTCATCGAAATTACCAACGGCGGCGCACACGTTTCGTTGGATGCGCTCGGACATCCCACGACGTGTTTCAATTCCATCAGCAATCTGCGCAAACGCGGCAAACACATTCAAGTCGGGCTGCTGCTGGCAGACCACAGCACGCCGGCCATTCCGATGAGCAAAGTCATCGCGCACGAATTGGAAATCCTCGGCAGCCACGGCATGCAAGCCCATCGTTACGACGCGCTCTTCGCAATGATCGAAGCCGGAAAGCTGAAGCCCGAAAAACTCATCGGCAGGACAATCACGTTGGAACAGGCGATTGCAGCGCTCGTGAAGATGGATAAGTTCGAGGGTGCGGGCGTCACCGTCGTGACAGAATTCTGA
- a CDS encoding amidase, producing the protein MKHHTRSRRRFLQTGAQATAFAILSPHTRAHSEAAFQIEEATVNQLQDAQNSGAQSAQLLVEAYLNRIDELDKHGPAINSVIELNPDALSIADQLDAERKAGKVRGPLHGIPVLIKDNIDTHDRMMTTAGSLALEGSIAPRDAFIVEQLRKAGAVILGKTNLSEWANFRSSKSISGWSGRGGQTRNPYALDRNPCGSSSGSGAAAAANLCAVAVGTETDGSIVCPSTTNGLVGIKPTLGLVSRAGIIPIAHSQDTAGPMARTVADAAALLNALTGVDPRDALTRTSTGKADRDYTRFLAPHGLTGARLGVVRKSFGFNEHVDKLMEAAIEVMRQKGAIIIDPADIPTAGKFDASEFEVLLYEFKADLNAYLKTLGPNAPVKTIKDIIAFNEKHADRELKFFGQDTMLKAQAKGDLHSPAYRKALAKNHLLTGAQGIDAVMTKYRLDALIAPTGGPAWTVDYANGDHFTGGFSSASAVAGYPHITVPAGFVYGLPVGISFAGRAWSEPKLISLAYAFEQATLRRKPPQFLEHADLRAGRLYSSDCCQVSGNR; encoded by the coding sequence ATGAAACACCACACCCGCTCACGCCGCCGTTTTCTGCAAACCGGCGCACAGGCAACCGCCTTCGCCATCCTGTCGCCACATACACGCGCACACAGCGAAGCCGCCTTTCAAATCGAAGAGGCCACCGTCAACCAACTGCAAGACGCCCAGAACAGCGGCGCACAGTCGGCGCAGTTGCTGGTTGAAGCCTATCTGAACCGCATTGACGAATTGGACAAGCACGGCCCGGCCATCAATTCCGTCATCGAACTCAATCCCGACGCGCTCAGTATCGCCGACCAACTCGATGCCGAACGCAAAGCGGGCAAAGTGCGCGGCCCGCTGCACGGCATCCCCGTCCTGATCAAAGACAACATTGATACGCACGACCGGATGATGACGACGGCGGGTTCGCTGGCGCTGGAAGGTTCGATTGCGCCGCGCGACGCTTTCATCGTCGAACAGTTGCGCAAGGCGGGCGCGGTCATTCTGGGCAAGACGAATCTGAGTGAATGGGCGAACTTCCGTTCGTCCAAATCCATCAGCGGTTGGAGCGGACGCGGCGGGCAAACGCGCAACCCGTATGCGCTGGATCGCAATCCCTGCGGGTCGAGTTCGGGTTCGGGCGCGGCGGCGGCGGCGAATCTGTGTGCTGTGGCGGTGGGCACCGAAACCGACGGTTCGATTGTGTGCCCTTCAACCACAAACGGCTTGGTCGGCATCAAGCCTACGCTGGGGCTGGTCAGCCGGGCGGGCATCATTCCGATTGCGCATAGCCAGGATACGGCGGGGCCGATGGCGCGCACAGTGGCCGATGCGGCGGCGCTGTTGAATGCGTTGACCGGTGTTGATCCGCGCGATGCGTTGACGCGCACGAGTACGGGCAAAGCTGATCGTGATTACACGCGCTTTCTCGCGCCGCACGGGTTGACGGGGGCGCGGCTGGGCGTGGTGCGCAAGTCGTTCGGCTTTAACGAGCACGTGGACAAGCTGATGGAAGCGGCCATCGAGGTGATGCGCCAGAAAGGCGCGATCATCATTGATCCGGCTGACATCCCGACGGCGGGCAAGTTCGATGCTTCCGAATTCGAGGTGCTGCTCTATGAGTTCAAGGCCGATCTGAACGCCTACCTGAAAACGCTGGGGCCGAATGCGCCGGTCAAGACGATCAAGGACATCATCGCGTTCAACGAAAAGCACGCCGACCGCGAACTGAAATTCTTCGGCCAGGACACGATGCTCAAGGCGCAGGCGAAAGGCGATTTGCATTCGCCCGCTTACCGCAAGGCGCTCGCCAAAAATCATTTGCTGACGGGCGCGCAAGGCATTGACGCCGTGATGACCAAATACCGGCTGGACGCGCTGATTGCGCCGACGGGCGGGCCGGCGTGGACGGTGGATTACGCCAACGGCGATCATTTCACGGGCGGGTTTTCGTCGGCGTCGGCGGTGGCGGGTTATCCGCACATCACGGTGCCGGCGGGGTTTGTTTACGGCTTGCCCGTCGGCATCTCGTTCGCGGGCCGGGCGTGGAGCGAGCCAAAGCTCATCAGTCTGGCGTATGCGTTTGAGCAGGCGACGCTGCGCCGCAAGCCGCCGCAGTTTTTGGAGCATGCAGATTTGCGGGCGGGCCGGTTGTATTCCAGCGATTGTTGCCAAGTGAGCGGCAATCGTTGA
- a CDS encoding SpoIIE family protein phosphatase translates to MTRPKLQFIVVLAFFGLMLTYSVVGLYLDIVRPGSDDGWRGSGTNGVYHITGTDADSPAYGLLRQGDRILAFNGVSVATDPSGLSIASRLPPGTRYTMTVLRDGQELTVTLHTIPRRPASFPWSRLIPPLFWLTGLFVFLLKPEDRQARLLALMLGSFSGLLSGNLSVDSIPGLLGLMVGLARIAGLCSVPLLLHLFLVFPAVNPWLERWPKLMRWLYLPFCLIVLPTFGVGRLPVKWNHFFFSSGVVQRAMEYKLPQIAITLLNIYLLAALVCLILSYRTADMAARRRLRVVLAGSLLGFGSLLLIVLMEATNTQEKLKTVWEWLQNSTLLTLPLVPLSFAYAIVRHRVIPISLLLRRGARYLLVSRGSVLLVMGGLCILLFFLLENLFRFWRPANGRAIGVVSAFVAIFFWRITQRLHERFIAPAIDRRFFRQAYDSQQILTELAESLRTTTDIASLLESVADRLQSALQTANVTIFLRDAASGEYRNAYICEYSPATGRAVHCAVGSKLPFTAARPAELTTTRADKESDPSRLPHYAATLAQLNETGQPLELDGGETAFDLNNTSETSVLTAAERATLLETQAALLLPLKTKDDMPGVIALGARLGDLPFSGEDKRLLQSVAASASLALENAQLVERMLADARRHQELEAENEQRAKELEEARQLQLSMLPRSIPQLPNLEIAAFMQTATEVGGDYYDFHLSSDGTLTIAIGDATGHGLKAGTMVTATKSLFNHLAAHTDVVTTMHDASRALKQMNLRSLFMALTLVKVRGERLHCSVAGMPPILIYRAGTQDIEELALRGAPLGGMTHYNYREAEIALAPNDVLLLMSDGLTERFNPDDEMFDYERTKAAFIQLAHATPHAIADGLLKASEVWAQGRPLDDDLTLVVLKRKADQ, encoded by the coding sequence ATGACACGCCCAAAACTTCAGTTCATCGTGGTACTCGCCTTCTTTGGTTTGATGCTGACATATAGCGTGGTGGGTCTCTATTTGGACATCGTTCGCCCCGGCAGCGACGATGGCTGGCGGGGTTCGGGGACGAATGGCGTTTACCACATCACTGGGACTGACGCTGATAGCCCAGCTTATGGATTGTTGCGCCAAGGGGACCGGATTCTTGCCTTTAACGGCGTGAGCGTTGCCACCGATCCCAGCGGCTTGAGCATCGCCAGTCGCTTGCCGCCAGGGACGCGTTACACGATGACGGTGTTGCGCGACGGGCAGGAACTCACCGTCACGCTGCACACCATCCCACGCCGCCCGGCGTCGTTTCCGTGGAGCAGATTGATTCCGCCGCTGTTCTGGCTGACAGGGTTGTTCGTCTTTTTGCTCAAACCCGAAGACCGGCAGGCGCGCTTGCTGGCCCTGATGCTGGGCAGCTTCTCAGGCTTGCTTTCCGGGAACCTGAGCGTAGACAGCATACCCGGCTTGCTCGGATTAATGGTCGGACTCGCACGTATCGCCGGGCTGTGTTCAGTGCCGTTGCTTTTACACCTGTTTCTGGTTTTCCCAGCCGTCAATCCCTGGCTTGAGCGTTGGCCGAAGCTGATGCGCTGGTTGTATCTCCCCTTCTGCTTGATCGTCTTGCCAACCTTCGGCGTCGGCCGCCTGCCGGTGAAATGGAACCACTTTTTTTTCAGCTCAGGCGTGGTGCAGCGGGCAATGGAATACAAGCTGCCGCAAATCGCCATAACCTTGCTCAACATCTATTTGCTGGCGGCGCTCGTCTGCTTAATCTTGAGTTACCGCACGGCGGATATGGCAGCGCGGCGGCGTTTGCGCGTGGTGCTGGCGGGCAGTTTGCTCGGTTTCGGCAGCCTCTTGCTGATCGTGTTGATGGAAGCCACCAATACGCAGGAAAAGCTGAAAACGGTTTGGGAGTGGCTGCAAAATTCCACCTTGTTGACGTTACCGCTGGTACCGCTCAGTTTCGCTTACGCCATCGTGCGGCACCGCGTCATCCCGATCAGTTTGCTGTTGCGGCGCGGCGCGCGTTATTTGCTGGTGTCGCGCGGTTCGGTGTTGTTGGTGATGGGCGGCTTGTGCATCCTGCTTTTCTTCCTGCTGGAAAATCTGTTCCGCTTCTGGCGCCCGGCCAATGGGCGCGCCATCGGCGTCGTGTCGGCGTTCGTCGCCATCTTTTTCTGGCGCATCACCCAACGCCTGCACGAACGGTTCATCGCGCCCGCGATTGACCGGCGCTTCTTCCGCCAGGCGTATGACTCACAGCAAATCCTGACTGAGTTGGCCGAATCGTTGCGCACGACTACCGACATTGCGAGCCTGCTTGAATCCGTCGCTGACCGGTTGCAATCAGCGCTGCAAACAGCCAACGTCACGATCTTTCTGCGTGACGCAGCGAGCGGCGAATATCGCAACGCTTACATCTGTGAATACAGCCCCGCCACGGGCCGCGCCGTCCATTGCGCCGTGGGCAGCAAGCTGCCGTTCACGGCGGCGCGACCTGCGGAATTGACCACCACCCGCGCCGACAAAGAAAGCGACCCCAGCAGGCTGCCCCACTATGCCGCGACGCTCGCGCAACTGAATGAAACGGGCCAGCCGCTGGAACTGGATGGCGGCGAAACCGCCTTCGACCTGAACAACACCAGCGAGACCTCCGTTTTGACCGCCGCCGAACGCGCGACCTTGCTTGAGACCCAAGCGGCCTTGCTGTTGCCGCTCAAAACCAAAGACGACATGCCCGGCGTCATCGCGCTGGGTGCGCGGCTGGGCGATCTGCCGTTTTCCGGCGAAGACAAACGGCTGTTGCAATCAGTCGCGGCCTCGGCTTCGCTGGCGCTGGAAAACGCGCAACTCGTCGAACGCATGCTGGCCGATGCGCGCCGCCACCAGGAACTCGAAGCCGAAAATGAACAGCGCGCCAAAGAACTCGAAGAAGCCCGCCAGTTGCAACTCTCGATGTTGCCGCGCTCGATTCCGCAATTGCCCAACCTGGAAATCGCCGCCTTCATGCAAACGGCCACCGAGGTCGGCGGCGATTATTACGACTTTCACCTCAGCAGCGACGGCACGCTGACCATCGCCATCGGCGACGCCACCGGCCACGGCTTGAAAGCAGGCACGATGGTCACGGCGACCAAGAGCCTCTTCAACCATCTGGCCGCGCATACCGATGTCGTCACGACCATGCACGACGCCTCGCGCGCGTTGAAGCAGATGAATCTGCGTTCGCTGTTTATGGCGCTGACGCTGGTCAAGGTGCGCGGCGAACGCCTGCATTGCAGCGTGGCCGGGATGCCGCCCATCCTGATTTACCGCGCCGGCACCCAAGACATCGAAGAGCTTGCGTTGCGCGGCGCGCCGCTCGGCGGCATGACCCATTACAACTACCGCGAAGCCGAGATCGCGCTCGCCCCCAACGACGTGCTGCTGTTGATGAGCGATGGCCTGACCGAACGCTTCAATCCTGACGATGAGATGTTTGATTACGAGCGCACCAAAGCGGCCTTCATCCAACTGGCCCACGCCACGCCGCACGCTATCGCCGACGGATTATTGAAGGCCAGCGAAGTGTGGGCGCAGGGCCGTCCGCTGGACGACGATCTGACGCTGGTGGTGTTGAAACGCAAAGCCGATCAATAA
- a CDS encoding c-type cytochrome, whose product MLRRMLTLALLGGAALLLFSALPTAGPALAEQGAKPAARKKSGSAVEGQKLFMKYCASCHGQDAKGHGPVAPSLKKQPADLTHIALEDGKFPSYRVEQTIAGEQMTDVHGTREMPVWGSILRRKGGEGLMKLEIYNLTRYLETIQQK is encoded by the coding sequence ATGCTGCGTAGAATGCTGACCCTCGCGCTGCTTGGTGGAGCGGCGCTGCTGCTCTTCTCTGCCCTGCCCACGGCCGGCCCCGCGCTGGCCGAACAAGGCGCCAAACCCGCCGCCAGGAAAAAGAGCGGTTCGGCTGTCGAAGGGCAAAAGCTGTTTATGAAATACTGCGCGTCCTGCCACGGCCAGGACGCCAAAGGCCACGGCCCCGTCGCGCCCAGCCTGAAAAAACAACCCGCCGACCTCACGCACATCGCGCTGGAGGATGGCAAATTCCCCAGCTACCGCGTCGAACAAACCATCGCGGGCGAACAGATGACCGATGTGCATGGCACGCGCGAAATGCCCGTCTGGGGCAGCATCCTGCGACGCAAGGGCGGCGAAGGGTTGATGAAGCTGGAGATTTATAACCTGACGCGCTATCTCGAAACGATTCAGCAAAAGTAA